In Theileria equi strain WA chromosome 4 map unlocalized gcontig_1105316255033, whole genome shotgun sequence, the following are encoded in one genomic region:
- a CDS encoding hypothetical protein (encoded by transcript BEWA_015870A) produces MSTINIKKKCPEGRSPGTCQDDGVVQATKGKLPAPVADYEYVTHDMSKITWTGELTYDGTSLQIKHGNGNYTSFSQEYPNLQEVTTYYYTKGTYNKDDIDVPLVLRVHSIGRPYYLYLNIGGDHTKWEQVPLSDDFTIHTDHATNPVLTSRLKNQACKLHNLDSVDIYEDKKYSCPCGKTNVTVEQEGTVPWYKKYRHSYDTNANSVRYKDVVLEWKDDESYTPVPLSKDIHHLSVYYWEMDLQRTKPLVMEVAVGNFGDIPIPLGNDGEKSNQRWTMILDEDEFQLGEPLTEKILHKQTCKLFRPTIIDVSAKDGEYENPYCKKKKCGTECPREVQVSTYKKVKLDGFTARKHSYGNGRETFTITDFKYGPSKGLVKLPIFDVKDVVVFFTSCSNPNDKATGTPLLIYVSSHDGNTKKWYKNTGPKSGNNWVEEEGKLKGESLDTTSRNGNLESVLRSIKEKLGLECPEDKIAREKKEAEERKRKEEARREQEAKAAEFEQELLKAVGRALRLGVYGLGVAGFTTADLAHNLVEKLKHLNLKATIKSKPISAKLLAVRTLDPEHLGQNGVQREEVPNADLSDQVPDTESETKMLLQGTPVAQMAEDAKGEQIPQKQGVGTSLTQSSPLQGNPAVTCPTFSDTPGAIPLTCDSKTGEMAAALSLYQSSTPGEEQHLPEGTEQLEREATHAEEEKSLAGSGNDETQEVSVLESPAVDNRTSKAIEALGKVEPPGSRGPNTFLGEDRSTEVKSEDTHSGDAGVLAPEELPTKEANAPSLPHGDPPQDSHEQKDVGAEGIHPPAPQTKAAAISSVTSPGSPNGSLGSDSNNIIETTISVTTGVLGTSALACFAGWKLYNRYKGDPWVIQVHLRDRKEYYSVWILRKIEF; encoded by the coding sequence ATGTCTAcaataaatataaagaaaaagTGCCCTGAAGGAAGAAGTCCGGGTACATGTCAGGATGATGGAGTTGTACAGGCTACTAAGGGGAAACTTCCAGCCCCTGTTGCAGACTATGAGTATGTTACCCACGATATGTCCAAGATCACATGGACAGGAGAACTCACCTACGATGGAACATCTCTTCAGATAAAACATGGTAATGGAAACTATACTTCATTTTCCCAAGAATATCCTAATCTCCAAGAAGTAACCACATATTACTATACAAAAGGTACATATAATAAGGATGACATAGATGTGCCCCTTGTCCTCAGAGTTCATAGTATAGGAAGACCATATTACTTGTACCTCAACATAGGTGGAGATCATACAAAATGGGAACAAGTTCCTCTGAGTGATGACTTTACAATTCATACAGACCATGCTACAAATCCAGTGCTAACTAGTAGATTAAAGAATCAAGCATGCAAACTCCATAATCTTGACTCTGTCGACATTTATGAAGACAAAAAGTATTCTTGTCCATGTGGTAAGACAAATGTTACTGTTGAGCAAGAAGGTACTGTTCCCTGGTATAAAAAGTACAGACATTCATATGATACTAATGCAAACTCCGTTAGGTACAAAGATGTTGTTCTTGAATGGaaagatgatgaaagtTATACTCCTGTTCCACTTAGCAAAGACATTCATCATCTCtctgtttactactgggagATGGATCTGCAACGAACCAAACCTCTTGTGATGGAAGTTGCTGTAGGTAACTTTGGAGATATACCTATTCCTCTGGGaaatgatggagaaaaaaGTAACCAGAGGTGGACAATGATCcttgatgaggatgaatttCAACTCGGAGAACCTCTGACTGAAAAAATACTCCATAAACAAACatgcaaacttttcagaCCAACTATCATAGATGTCTCAGCAAAAGATGGAGAGTATGAAAACCCGTACTgtaaaaagaaaaaatgtGGGACAGAATGTCCTCGGGAAGTACAAGTTTCTACTTACAAAAAAGTTAAACTAGATGGATTTACTGCCAGGAAACACAGCTATGGGAATGGAAGAGAAACATTCACTATAACTGATTTCAAATATGGACCTTCCAAGGGTCTGGTAAAACTTCCAATATTTGATGTTAAGGATGTGGTAGTATTCTTTACCTCTTGTTCTAATCCCAATGACAAAGCTACGGGAACACCTCTTCTGATCTATGTTAGCAGTCATGACGGAAATACTAAGAAGTGGTACAAGAACACTGGTCCAAAGAGTGGAAATAACTGGGTAGAAGAAGAGGGTAAACTAAAAGGTGAGAGTCTAGATACTACTTCTAGGAATGGTAATCTTGAAAGCGTTCTCAGGAGTATTAAGGAGAAGCTAGGACTTGAGTGCCCAGAAGATAAAATAGCGAGAGAAAAGAAAGAGGCTGAAgagaggaagagaaaggAAGAAGCAAGGAGAGAACAGGAAGCTAAAGCTGCTGAATTCGAACAAGAATTATTGAAAGCGGTTGGAAGAGCACTACGTCTTGGAGTATATGGATTAGGTGTAGCTGGATTTACTACCGCAGATCTAGCTCATAACCTGGTAGAGAAGCTAAAGCACCTGAATCTAAAAGCGACTATTAAATCTAAACCTATTTCTGCTAAACTTCTTGCTGTTCGAACACTTGATCCTGaacatcttggacagaatggagttcaacgtgaggaagtTCCAAAtgctgacttatctgaccaggttcctgatacagagtctgagactaagatgCTCTTGCAAGGTACTCCCGtggctcaaatggctgaagatgctaaAGGTGAACAAATTCCTCAAAAACAAGGTGTTGGTACTTCTCTTACTCAATCTTCACCTCTACAAGGCAATCCTGCTGTTACTTGTCCTACTTTCTCCGACACTCCTGGTGCTATACCTCTTACTTGTGATTCTAAAACTGGAGAAATGGCTGCCGCTCTATCTCTTTATCAAAGTTCTACTCCTGGTGAAGAACAACATCTTCCTGAAGGGACTGAACAACTAGAACGAGAAGCAACACAtgctgaagaagaaaaatcTCTAGCTGGAAGTGGAAATGATGAAACTCAAGAAGTATCTGTCCTTGAATCTCCAGCTGTTGATAACCGAACTAGTAAAGCTATAGAAGCCCTTGGTAAAGTTGAACCTCCCGGATCTAGAGGGCCCAACACTTTTCTTGGTGAAGATAGGAGTACAGAAGTTAAATCTGAAGATACTCATTCTGGAGATGCTGGAGTACTAGCCCCTGAAGAACTTCCTACTAAAGAAGCTAATGCtccttctcttcctcaCGGAGATCCTCCTCAAGATTCTCATGAACAAAAGGATGTTGGAGCTGAAGGTATACATCCTCCTGCTCCTCAAACTAAAGCTGCTGCTATATCCTCAGTCACTTCTCCTGGATCTCCTAATGGATCTCTTGGCTCTGACTCTAATAATATTATTGAGACTACCATCTCTGTAACTACGGGCGTTCTtggtacttctgccttggcttgttttgctggatggaaactttataatcgctataaaggagatccttgggttatACAAGTACATCTTAGAGATCGTAAAGAGTACTACAGTGTATGGATACTGAGGAAGATAGAGTTCTGA
- a CDS encoding tubulin gamma chain, putative (encoded by transcript BEWA_015880A), producing the protein MPREIITLQVGQCGNQVGMEFWKNLCAEHGINKEGIFMDAVNAHNDRKDVFFYQADDEHYIPRALLFDLEPRVVHGIMASDYKNLFNPENVFVSKDGGGAGNNWGCGYSSALKVQEDVMDMIDREADGSDSLEGFFMCHSIAGGTGSGMGSYFLEVLNDRYPKKLIQTYSVFPQLTADSSDVVVQPYNCILTLKRLALNADSVVVLDNTALHRIVEDKLKLKDPTMEETNSLVSTVISASTSTMRYPGPINNNLIGLVSSMIVIPRCHFLVTSYTPLSTHRQVSAIQRTTVVDIMRRLFQTQNIMMSASMKNGKYISALNVIRGQVDPGEIFKGLEKLRERKLVEFIKWNPATIQVTISKQSPYVRNKHKLSGLLMGNNTSIAKLFETCMDQYDKLFKRRAFLENYKKEEMFSSPDGQGNFEEMEHSR; encoded by the exons ATGCCGAGGGAAATTATCACTTTGCAAGTTGGACAATGCGGAAACCAAGTCGGCATGGAGTTCTGGAAGAACCTGTGCGCAGAACACGGCATAAATAAG gAGGGCATTTTTATGGATGCAGTAAATGCACATAATGATCGTAAGGACGTCTTTTTCTACCAGGCAGATGACGAGCATTACATTCCCAGGGCTCTCCTGTTCGATTTGGAGCCGAGGGTTGTCCATGGAATAATGGCATCGGattacaaaaatttgttcAATCCGGAAAATGTATTTGTTTCAAAAGATGGCGGCGGAGCCGGAAACAATTGGGGTTGCGGGTATTCATCTGCACTTAAAGTCCAAGAGGATGTAATGGATATGATTGATAGAGAGGCTGATGGATCTGATAGTTTGGAAGGATTCTTCATGTGCCACTCCatt GCTGGAGGAACGGGTAGTGGCATGGGTAGCTACTTTCTGGAGGTGTTGAATGACAGATATCCAAAAAAACTCATTCAAACATATTCTGTATTTCCTCAACTTACGGCCGATTCTAGCGATGTAGTTGTGCAGCCTTATAACTGCATACttactttgaaaagactCGCTTTAAATGCTGACTCTGTCGTGGTTTTGGATAACACAGCTCTCCATCGTATTGTTGAAGATAAACTCAAGCTCAAGGATCCAACCATGGAAGAAACAAATTCTTTGGTTTCCACTGTCATTTCCGCAAGCACATCAACAATGAGATATCCTGGACCAATTAATAACAATTTGATTGGTCTTGTATCATCAATGATCGTAATACCGAGGTGCCATTTCCTCGTCACTTCATACACTCCTCTCTCCACACACAGACAAGTATCTGCAATACAGAGAACAACCGTTGTAGATATAATGAGGAGGCTTTTTCAGACTCAAAATATTATGATGTCTGCGTCgatgaaaaatggaaagtatATTTCAGCCCTCAATGTAATTAGGGGACAAGTTGACCCTGGAGAGATTTTCAAGGGTCTAGAAAAGCTAAGGGAACGAAAACTTGTCGAATTTATAAAGTGGAACCCTGCGACGATACAAGTCACGATATCAAAACAGTCGCCATATGTACGAAACAAACATAAATTGTCTGGTCTATTGATGGGAAATAACACCTCAATTGCAAAGTTATTTGAAACTTGCATGGACCAATATGACAAGCTGTTCAAGAGGAGAGCATTTTTAGAGAATTACAA GAAGGAAGAAATGTTTTCAAGTCCAGATGGACAAGGAAATTTTGAAGAAATG